The sequence below is a genomic window from Macadamia integrifolia cultivar HAES 741 chromosome 1, SCU_Mint_v3, whole genome shotgun sequence.
gatgggaaccatcttaccttctttgctcaagaacgacttcaaacccttcaaatcacttcaaacccacaatgcctCTTCccccttgtcaatatctcttcaaatccttcaagatcaacacataaatcatctattaaaccttagattcattatttcaaaggggatttgcaagatctcaagaaatcatactcgaatcaagggtttaaagcttgggtatggtgaatgttcacaaaacccaactttgctcacctctaactgtagatctagagttgaagatcactctcccggcgccggaatgggaagatcgagcttcggcgccgctgaaatccctcttttcttcctcttccttctcttccctccttcttccctttctttctctcccttctttactatcctcaccaacgtacgggtgacataaatggaaagaaaagaaaaaacataaagctatatatacaattcctaattaagtgaatagtgcacatggatgggtcactcaggtgggtgggtgcacccacctgtccgcccacctgagagccaaaacttgggattttgaccgagttcgggcctcggcacgaaccccacccctggcatacggtgtagcatacgtatatatcttgaaatacggctataatacctgctttatccgtacatggccttatggtaggcgcatgtacacggcttgggcactcccgtctcttctggcactggctcggacttgtcgggccagccggtgtttaaggtcacccgtgccatcatagcccataaggaacccgctctaatttcctctggctcggttcctgcatggttaaaccggttcaaccgtgaaatcagaccgggtttaagaagcagggtattacaccAGAGGTTCTGGACAGAACACGAGGGCTTTCTAAATGCAGTTAAGACCTCCTGGGAGAACGACATTTCTGGATCGCCAATGCTGGTTAtggctcaaaaattaaaaagattgaaggtcttcctgcgctcctgggagaaagaaaattttccaaattttaatttggagatgatggaggcaaAAAAATGCATGGAGGAGATCCAGACCGAAATTGACAGAGATGGGATAAGCGACTCAATTTATGCcaaagaagctgatgcaaagaccAGATACCTGAAGGCCAtgcaaaattatgagaaattgtGGGCTGAAAAATCTCGTTCTAGATGGAGGGATCAAGGAGATAGATGCTCAAAACTTTTTCACATCTCAGTGAAGATGCGGCGAATGAAGAACTCCATTAAATCTCTGAAGATGGATGATGGGACCCTGCCCTCTGATAAAGCGCAGATCAAGGAATACGTCTCGGGATATTATGAGCATTTTCACAAAGGTGCTCCCCTGACCACTCACATAGATTTATTACAATGCATTCCAAATGTTTTGGAAGAATGGGATAGAGGTCGATTAGATGGTATTCCATCTGACACTGAGATCAAGGGTACGGTGTGGGATCTTGATCCAGATAGTGCTCCTGGTCTAGATGGATTTCCTGGAGCTTTTTATAAATCATGTTGGGACATCATATCTTCAGATGTGTGTAAGGCTATCAGATGGTTTTTCAGAACCGATTTCATGCCTtgcaaaattaataataatttcctggTCTTGATTCCTAAAATTGAAGGAGCACTATCCCTGGACAAATTCAGGCCGTTGtgcatgggaatttttttttgcaaaataatatcaaaggtTCTGGCTATGCGATTATCGTgtgttcttccaaaaattatttcTGAGGAGGGGGCTttccagaaagggaagatcattcATTCCAACATATCTCTGGCCTCCGAGCTGGCCAACATGATGTTTGCATCCACAAGAGGAGGAGGTATgggtttaaaaattgatatcccGAAGGCGTTCGACACCatctcttggaattttattttccatgttCTGAGGAGATTTGGCTTCTCTGAAAAatggatctcttggatccatcagaTCCTTACTTTTGCTAGAATATTAGTTCTGCTAAATGGTGGCCCTGTTGGATACTTTGGTGTGGAGAAGGGTCTGAGACAAGGAGATCCGATCTCGCCGATGCTGTTTATAATTGCTGAAGAGGTTCTTTGTAGAGGCTTATCTGAGCTCCTAGCCAATAACAACATTAAAGCTCTATCGGGTCCCCGTGGTGCTACTATCCCTACACATATTCTATTTTCCGATGACGTATTTATCTTCTCGAATGCATCCATCAGGTATGTTAAAAAtatctatatttttttctctaaatacCAGAGCTTCTCTggccagaaaataaatttagacaaaagcaagcttttcttgGGATCTGTTCCTGTCCCTAGAAAGCAAGCCATTGTGGAAGAGCTTGGTATCTCCATTTGTCACTTCCCCACCTGCTATTTTGGGGTCGAGATCTTTAAGGGAAGGGTGAAAAAGGAGTCGCTAATCCCCATTATGGATAAAGTTAAAGGGCGGCTagcaggatggaaagggaagatttTGTCCACGGCTGGACGAGTGGAATTGGTCCGCTCTGTGATCTTGGGAATGATGAACCATAGTTCAGCcgtatattggtggccttcatcccttattgcaaaaatggagaggtggatgaagaacttcatctGAACAGGTGAGATTGATACTGCAAAAAAATATCAGTCAGATGGGATCTGTGTTGTAGGCCTAAGGATGAAGGTGGGTTGGGGCTGCGAAGGCTCAAAGACATAAACAAAGCCATACTCTGTAATATGGTCTGGAGGGTCAAGCATGAGAAATCCATAGCATGCATATTTTTAAGGGGGAGATTCCTGAGGGGTGATGGTTCCTTCAAAAAGTCCTATAAGCCTTCTTCGATATGGCCTGGCTTTAGGAAGATGTGGGAGTTCATGGCCTCCAAAGAAGCCTGGACGATTGGAAATGGGAAAAGCATTAATTTCTGGATGGATAAATGGTTGGGCGGAAAATCCATCCTAGAGCTAGTTGGCCTGGAGGGAGAGTCGAGTCTTCACtgcaagggaaaggtcagtgacTTTATTGACAATTACAAATGGAAATTGCCGAATGTTATTTCCCCTTTGCTGCATgatatttttgataaaattcgacTATTAAAATTCCCTCTTATACCTGTGAATATATGTGCCTGTGGAGTCTATCTTCTGATGGGATTTTCAACTCTAATTCTACCTAGGAAGATATTAGGATCCGTAACCCGAAAGTGCCATGGTTCTCTCTGATTTGGGCCAAAAAGGTGCAGCCCAGGGTGTCTATCTTTGGTTGGAGAATGGTGCACGACAAGCTCCCTACAGATGACGCTGTTCAGAAGAGGGGCATAGCCCTTGTCTCTAAATGCAGCTTATGTGGAATGGAGGCTGAGACATCGACTCATATATTCCTTCAATGCTCCTACTCAGAGGATATATGGCTCTTTTTTTGTGGGTGCTTCAATGTGCCATGGAAGAAAGCTGGAACCATGGCCGATTTCCTCaaatggtggagaagaaaatagaaatctaTTTGCTGCAAAGAGGCGTGGATCATGGGGTTACTAACAGTGGCTGATCATATTTGGCGCGAAAGAAATAGTAGAAGGCATGATAGCAAGACAAGACCGGCAAGATACCTGAAGCAGATGATTTTAGAGGATATACAGTCCGGTAAGCCTCGCACCAAAGGTGAAGTTAAGACAACGACTGATCTCATCTGCTGCAGGAAGCTTGGTATGCAGACTCAGCGTGCTCCCCCTCAATCGATCTTAGAGATTTTCTGGTGCAGGCCCGAGgtaaattggattaaattgaattttgacgAAAGCTCAAGGGGGAACCCAGGTCGCGTAGGTGCAGGAGGGATTTTTCGTGATCACAAGGGAGGCGTCCTTGaatcttataaaatttttatgggagTCTCGGAAGTCTTCGAAGATGAAGTCGAAGGCCTTATGGTGGGGCTGATGCGAGCTCGGGAGCTGGGCATTACATGTCTGTGGGTAGAGACGGATTCTAGTGCTGTTGCAATCTCTatccaacaaaagaaaattccatggtttgcaTTGCAGAGATGGATCTTCCTGTAACCATATTTGGAGAGTAtcacatggaaaataactcacaacttcagagaagcGAACTCAATTGCCAACTACTTGGCTAGAGATGCGGCGAAGACAGGCATATCAGTCACAAATATCGATTTCCCTGCCCACATTAAGGATCTTATCAGAAGAGATGCCGAGGGCAGGccaaactatagatttgattagtgcgcttctctttcctctgctgatggcaatgccgaaggtgggggtcagggaaccggattttatttttgcttcaatctattttttcagtttgatgtagctctgttatttctcccatttttcttcattttaatataatgattttctagcggaaaaaaaaaaaagggctttaCCCAAACCTATGGAATTGATTACCAAGAAACCTTTTCCCCAGTTATAAAGATAAACTCTATCAGGGCATTGCTATCTATTACTGCAAATCATGCTGCAAATATCTTAAATAGAAAATTTATATTGATGTTCCTCTTGGATTTGCCACTCACTCCATTGCCAAACATATCTGCAAGTTGAAGAAGTTGTTGTACGGCCTTAAGTAGTCttttagggcatggtttggcctGTTCATGAAAGTTATAATAAGCTTTGGATACAACCAGAGTCAACCAAATCACACCATGTTCACAAAGACAAAAAGTAATTAGGTTACTACTCTGATCGTCTATGTTAATGATATTGTGATTACTGCTAACAACGATAAGGAGATCTCCAATCTTAAGGCCTTACTAGTAGCAGAGTTTGAGACTAAGAACCAAAGACCTCTACGgcattttcttgggattgaagtggcTAGATCTAACAGAGGTATCTTCATTTTCCAAAGGAAGTATGCTCTGGATCTCCTTAGTGAGACAAGTGTAATTAGGTGCAAGCCTACGGATGCCCCCATGAAAGTTAATCATCAGTTGAGTAGTGTAGTGGGTGACTTTGTTGATAAAGAAAAATACTAGAGATATGTTGGCCGCTTGACTTACCTATCCCACACTAGGCCTACTATTGCCTATGTTGTGGGTATTGTTAGCCCTTTTTTTCATAATCCTATGATACGTCACCTTGATGTTGTGTATCAAATCCTACGCCAATTGAAATCCGCTCCTGTAAAGGGTATTCTATATTCTAATTAGGGGCACTTGAAGATCAAGGCATTTACTAATGCTGACTGGGCTGGATCTATTGATGATCAGAGGTCTACATCTGTGTATTGTACTTTCCTTGGAGGGAACCTTGTTATTTGGCATAACAAGAAACAATCCTTAGTATCTCATTCTAGCGCTGAAGCCGAATATCGTGCAATGGCCTAAGGGATTTATGAGCTGGTTTGGCTTAAGAGCCTACTGAGTGATCTCCGAATTACTGTTGAAGGTCCTATGTGTCtgtattgtgataacaaggtAGCCATCAACATTTTTCACAATCCCGTTCAGTATGATAGGACAAAGGTTATTGAGATTGATAAACATTTCATCAAATAGAAGCTTGACCAAATGACTGTTTGCATTCCTTTTCTTAGCGGATTTGTTTACCAAGGTTGTTCACTGTAAGGCATGTCATCCTCTTGTCTCCAAGGTAGACATGTACGATATATTTGCTTCAACTTGAAGGGGAGTGTTGAGATGACCATAATTAATTTGTTTTTACCTTAATTAAGTCTTATTTACCGTAGTAAGTCTTGTAGATAGGGATGCTTAATCAATTTTACTCTACTTTccttatttaatttattataatcttcttataaataaaaaagacttCTGTCATTACTGACAAGTCGAATCATTCCCTAATCTCTGATTCTCAACTAACAATAACTTGGATTTTAAGGTAGGCTACAAAGACTAAAGAGTGGCTAAGCTTGGTCCAGGGGATAGGCCCGACTCATTCGGGTTTAGGCTCAAATGCAATGTTGGGATAGTTGTTGGCCTGGCCTTGGCTTGGTTGGGTTGGATCGGTCTAGGTAGGGTCGGGATAGAATAGTTAGATTGGTTCCACCTAAGTTGGCTAAGATTGGAtcaaactcatttttttttttattagatttcATTTTAAGGGCTGAAATTAAAACATTGATATCTTACAATCTATGTGGTCCATTTTGATGCACCACATATTGTCGCGAAGCATTCACTAAGAAATTTCCTTCTGTATGGTAATAAAGTTTTTTATCTTAcataaaaatgacaataaaatcGAGGATTCCACAAAGTGATGCTTCACGTTGACTGAGGTCCAAATAACATCGGATTTTTACAAAATTTTGGTGCATGTTTAAAACATCAAAATAAGATAACTCCAAAGGTTTTGGTCAAAATCAGGGATTTGAATACTGAGAAATATGCCAAGGGTAAAATGGTTATTTTCACATTAAAAGTTAACCAAAAATCACAAATTTGGATGAAATTTTGCACAAGGATATAAAAGGGTTAAATAGGGCTATCATAGGGGGTTTGGATCTATTAGGGAAGGTTCAAATGAAAAATTTAGGCTAGGTGTTAGTTGGTAATCTTTGCCATTCGGTTATATTTGAGTCAACTAAGCCCTTGATCATCATTGCCAAGATGTTCTCTCAATGTGCTAAAATTCATTGTACGCACCTAACTTTGTCCCCCCAGCCCAACAATGATGATTTACAAACAAGACAACACTAGTACGCTCTCTTCCGTGGAGGAATCTCAATCTTGTTCAAACCCAGTCAACTCAGCCGATCTTGTCCAAACACAACCAACTCAGCCATTTCTGTTCAAACCCAGTTAACTCAACAAATTCTGGTCAAACCCAATCAATCCAGTCATTCTGGTGAAACCTAGTCAACTAGCCCATTTAGGTCAAACCCAGTCAACTTAACTAAATCTAGCTACCCTAACACAGTCCATTTTGTATAAATGTATGGAATATGATTGAGTATAGGAAATGCCAGGGATCCAACCCGATACTATTCAATGATATGGGTAGGTGACCGTAAAGGGTCAATAATGTTTTCCGTCATAAAATGACGATCGATCTAGTCATGTGTTCGATCCTTGTTGTCATTTAATAGTGTTCGAAATTGTGGATCCATCGATATCTCACAATCGAAAATCAAATGATCGGATGTTTTGCAATATGTTCCTAAAGTTTGAACCTCATTAAACCATATTGAACAAACCCAATCCCATTTGAACCTAAATAAAGCTAAGCAAAACCCATTTTAAAATAGGctaaaaaccaaaccgaatttaATTCTCATTAAAACTAAGCAAACCCCATTTTGAATGAGGCTGAAACCAAGACAAATTTACATTGAAACCAAGCCAAATTCATACTTATTTCAGCCATTTAGGTCAAATCCAAGTCAACTTGGCTTgagccaagccaagccaaggGGGGCCCTCCAACCGACCATATTTATTGTAAAAGAAAAGTAATTTAAAGCTGCTTTTCGGAATGTCAAAGCATATTGGGGGGTGGGGTGAAACTTTTCTGCTCGTTTGAGGCCTTTCGGatgggtagaaatcgtctgaaattcgcATCGGTGCAATTCCATGCAATTCTACCCCAGGCGATTGACATGTGTCCCTGGGGTAGATCCACGGTTCAGATTTAATCCCCACAAACCACTGAACAAACCATCTTCAACCAAACCAGTGGGGACCAAACCGAAACAAACCGGTTCGgttcattatttgaaataaaaatgtgaTCTCGACTCTCTTTGTCTCTCGGCTTGAAATTTTGATCTCTGCAAGGTAAAGCTCAGATCTCgacctctctctcgactctccctctcggttccctctttctctctctctctcgactctctctcgactctctctgtctctcggcctctctctctcgatcgcGAATCTCCTCCTCGGTTCTCTGTAAGCCCTAACCCTGAAATCTCGACACTCCCTCTGTTCGTCGCTCCCTGCTCTCTGCTCTCTCGATCTGTTCCAcgctctcgactctctctctggTCATCGCTCGACTCCGGTAGAACAGCCCTGCGCTCCCTGCTACGACAATTTCTTCATTGGAAAGGTATGAAATACAACTCCTTCATTTTTATGTAATCTTGTGGATGTATTTgttatgttaattttttttttttaaattaattaagtgTACGATTAAATCCCCACCAGACCCATATCAAGTATTGCTTTACCTGGATCAccaatttttaataaaatttttttattgcatcCCTTTCTCTGTGGTTTTGACTACTTAAATATTAGGGGAAAAGGGTTTGTAATTCTACGTTGATATCTCACATTCCGAAGTTGTCTCAAACATTCTTGTTCAGAGATAGGGATCATTGTGGACATGGCTAAGCATCTCTTGCATTGAAGTGaaagagacttttttttttttataatgaaagaCTCATCATATGGCTTTCACTTGATACCACACCTTGATGTTTGCTCTCtgcctttaaatttttttttttaatagtttcctTTTAGCATCTTCGCTTATGTCATATTAATTTAAGCATTACATCCATgtcaattagattttttttgttactaTTGGAgccttttttttaatgtaatctTCTCTTAGGGGTATTGTATTTTACATAGAAATGGATGCACAACAGCGGATGTGTAGCTGTGGTGAAGGGGTGATGGTCATCCGGACTTCTCGAACGATGAAGAATCCTGGACGACGATTTTACAGATGTCCGTTAGGTGAAAAACATCCGGA
It includes:
- the LOC122079360 gene encoding uncharacterized protein LOC122079360, producing MEAKKCMEEIQTEIDRDGISDSIYAKEADAKTRYLKAMQNYEKLWAEKSRSRWRDQGDRCSKLFHISVKMRRMKNSIKSLKMDDGTLPSDKAQIKEYVSGYYEHFHKGAPLTTHIDLLQCIPNVLEEWDRGRLDGIPSDTEIKGTVWDLDPDSAPGLDGFPGAFYKSCWDIISSDVCKAIRWFFRTDFMPCKINNNFLVLIPKIEGALSLDKFRPLCMGIFFCKIISKVLAMRLSCVLPKIISEEGAFQKGKIIHSNISLASELANMMFASTRGGGMGLKIDIPKAFDTISWNFIFHVLRRFGFSEKWISWIHQILTFARILVLLNGGPVGYFGVEKGLRQGDPISPMLFIIAEEVLCRGLSELLANNNIKALSGPRGATIPTHILFSDDVFIFSNASIRKLGMQTQRAPPQSILEIFWCRPEVNWIKLNFDESSRGNPGRVGAGGIFRDHKGGVLESYKIFMGVSEVFEDEVEGLMVGLMRARELGITCLWVETDSSAVAISIQQKKIPWFALQRWIFL